Proteins co-encoded in one Uloborus diversus isolate 005 chromosome 9, Udiv.v.3.1, whole genome shotgun sequence genomic window:
- the LOC129229272 gene encoding ubiA prenyltransferase domain-containing protein 1 homolog — protein MPSVQYQQNSEELQEHRDLPNHMNHERTLTDAHSSKLSTFSTYVHALRPWSFSASLTPVAIGAALAYKTTEQFDIPIFLITCLTAVSVHAAGNVVNTYFDYMKGIDSRRSDDRTLVDKILTPDEIVHLGVMLYTLGCTGFIGTVWLSNAKMEHLALVYFGGLSSSFLYTGGIGLKYIAMGDVLIIVTFGPLSVLFSFMAQTGYMDFYTLFYAMPLALNTEAILHGNNTRDMESDHKAGVVTLAILFGYAGSHILYALLLFSPYILFTILGLHFSLWFFLPLITLPAAFKLEKMFRDRTLQKVPKETAKLNLYFGLFYVIACIMADKGVFPYIGVN, from the coding sequence CCATTCATCAAAACTGTCTACATTTTCAACTTATGTCCATGCTCTGCGACCTTGGTCTTTCAGTGCATCATTGACTCCTGTTGCTATTGGAGCTGCGTTAGCGTACAAAACAACAGAACAGTTTGACATTCCCATTTTCTTGATAACTTGCCTGACTGCTGTTTCGGTACACGCTGCTGGAAATGTTGTGAATACTTACTTCGATTACATGAAAGGCATAGATAGCCGAAGGAGTGACGATCGAACATTGGTGGACAAGATTCTGACGCCAGATGAAATAGTGCATTTGGGAGTTATGTTATACACCCTGGGTTGCACAGGGTTCATTGGTACTGTATGGCTGTCCAATGCTAAAATGGAACACCTTGCTCTTGTGTATTTTGGAGGATTATCAAGTTCGTTCTTGTATACTGGTGGCATAGGATTGAAGTACATAGCGATGGGTGATGTATTGATCATTGTCACATTTGGTCCACTCAGTGTCCTCTTCTCATTTATGGCCCAAACTGGTTACATGGATTTTTATACCTTGTTTTACGCCATGCCTCTTGCACTTAACACAGAAGCTATATTGCATGGCAATAACACACGTGATATGGAAAGTGATCATAAAGCTGGTGTTGTAACACTTGCCATATTGTTTGGGTATGCTGGCTCTCATATTTTGTATGCTcttcttttattttctccataCATATTATTTACCATTCTTGGGCTACATTTCAGTTTGTGGTTCTTCTTGCCCCTCATTACATTGCCTGCTgcatttaaattggaaaaaatgttCAGGGATCGAACTCTGCAGAAAGTACCAAAGGAAACAGCAAagcttaatttatattttggtttattttatgtcatagcatgtataatggctgaTAAAGGTGTGTTTCCTTATATTGGTGTAAACTGA